From Poecile atricapillus isolate bPoeAtr1 chromosome 13, bPoeAtr1.hap1, whole genome shotgun sequence, one genomic window encodes:
- the GRXCR2 gene encoding glutaredoxin domain-containing cysteine-rich protein 2 yields MDEPQKELSQRQEGRPRKVRFKISSAYSGRVLKQVYEDGQELEPPAQEPSRRFLRHSFEPEERLCVPGELPQNSFYWPTALMAPRISIIREEQQHGLTGTLLSDCQPGASHCRTSPVVDFGKIIIYTNNLKIIRAPMDQKELMRRIMQSDGINDWTFMYRGKREHFLDGQKTDMENKVTCNQHLQEGTTDRGCWQCRGSGCAPCSLCHGSKFSMLANRFRESYRALRCPACDESGLQPCWVCAA; encoded by the exons ATGGATGAGCCGCAGAAGGAGCTCAGCCAGCGGCAGGAGGGCCGGCCCCGCAAGGTGAGGTTCAAGATATCCTCAGCCTACAGCGGGCGAGTGTTGAAGCAGGTCTATGAggatgggcaggagctggagccccCGGCACAGGAGCCCTCGCGGCGCTTCCTGCGCCACAGCTTCGAGCCCGAGGAGCGTCTCTGTGTGCCCGGGGAGCTGCCACAGAACAGCTTCTACTGGCCCACGGCCCTGATGGCCCCGAGGATCAGCATCATccgagaggagcagcagcacgggCTCACGGGGACCCTGCTCAGCGACTGCCAGCCCGGTGCCAGCCACTGCAGG ACCTCCCCAGTTGTAGATTTTGGCAAGATCATCATCTACACCAACAACCTGAAAATCATCCGTGCACCGATGGACCAGAAAGAGCTCATGAGAAGAATCATGCAGTCTGATGGAATAAATGACTGGACCTTCATGTACCGGGGAAAGAGAGAACATTTTCTTGATGGACAGAAAACAGACATGGAGAATAAGGTCACTTGCAACCAGCATTTGCAG GAGGGCACCACGGATCGAGGCTGTTGGCAGTGCAGAGGCTCAGGCTGCGCTCCCTGCTCGCTGTGCCATGGCAGCAAGTTCTCCATGCTGGCAAACCGATTCCGGGAGTCCTACCGGGCGCTGCGGTGTCCGGCGTGCGACGAGAGCgggctgcagccgtgctgggtgTGCGCTGCCTGA